In one window of Bdellovibrio bacteriovorus W DNA:
- the rplP gene encoding 50S ribosomal protein L16 (COG0197 Ribosomal protein L16/L10E) — protein MLSPKRVKWRKQFIGNAKGLAVRGCHLDFGDYGLQAVEEGRLTARQLEAGRIAISRSVKRGGKIWCRVFPDRPVTKKPAETRMGSGKGNPELWVSRILPGRILFEMNGVTREQAQEAFQRAAHKLPFKTRFLVRE, from the coding sequence GTGTTAAGTCCTAAAAGAGTAAAATGGCGTAAACAATTTATCGGTAATGCTAAAGGCCTTGCTGTTAGAGGATGTCACTTAGACTTTGGAGATTACGGTCTTCAAGCAGTCGAAGAGGGACGTTTGACAGCGAGACAACTTGAGGCAGGTCGTATTGCTATCTCTAGAAGTGTTAAGCGTGGTGGAAAGATTTGGTGCCGTGTGTTCCCAGATCGTCCTGTTACAAAAAAGCCAGCTGAAACTCGTATGGGTAGCGGTAAAGGTAACCCTGAATTATGGGTTTCCCGTATTCTTCCAGGAAGAATTCTTTTCGAAATGAACGGTGTGACTCGTGAACAAGCTCAAGAGGCTTTTCAACGCGCAGCTCATAAACTTCCTTTCAAAACTCGTTTCTTGGTAAGGGAGTAG
- a CDS encoding 50S ribosomal protein L4 (COG0088 Ribosomal protein L4), translating to MATVNVLNWKKEKVGSVELAADVFETPVKKDILHTVVQWQLASRRQGTHMTKTKGLVSGGGKKPFKQKGTGNARQGSSRSILMPGGGTAFGPQPRSYAFVLPKKVRRLGLSMALSHLQAEGKLFVVDSMQSEGKTAELTKRLKAFGITKAVLVDAQVDDKFNRASKNLQKFKYFPVEGLNVFDLLKYDAAIITKESVAKIVDRCSMENVR from the coding sequence ATGGCAACAGTAAACGTATTAAACTGGAAAAAAGAAAAAGTTGGTTCAGTTGAGTTGGCTGCTGATGTTTTTGAAACTCCTGTTAAGAAGGATATCCTTCACACAGTAGTTCAATGGCAATTGGCTTCTAGACGTCAAGGCACTCACATGACTAAGACTAAAGGTCTTGTGTCTGGTGGTGGTAAAAAGCCATTCAAACAAAAAGGTACTGGTAACGCACGTCAAGGATCTAGCAGATCTATCTTGATGCCAGGTGGTGGTACAGCATTTGGTCCGCAACCGCGCAGCTACGCTTTTGTTCTTCCTAAGAAAGTTCGTCGTTTGGGTCTGAGCATGGCTCTTTCTCATCTTCAAGCTGAGGGAAAACTATTTGTAGTAGATAGCATGCAGTCTGAAGGTAAAACGGCTGAGTTGACTAAGCGCTTAAAGGCGTTTGGCATCACTAAGGCGGTACTTGTTGACGCTCAGGTTGATGATAAATTCAATCGTGCATCTAAAAATTTACAAAAATTTAAATATTTCCCAGTTGAAGGCTTGAATGTTTTCGATCTTTTGAAATATGATGCCGCGATTATTACTAAAGAATCTGTAGCTAAGATCGTAGACCGTTGTTCTATGGAGAATGTACGATGA
- a CDS encoding 30S ribosomal protein S3 (COG0092 Ribosomal protein S3), whose amino-acid sequence MGQKVNPIGLRVGVIRTWDSRWYAKGQQYFDNLHEDIRLRKFLKDKLKHAGVAKIEMERAAKKIKIIISTARPGVVIGKKGTGIDALKAEVQKLTPNEVFLSIQEVRKPDLDAQLVAESIAQQLEKRISWRRALKKSIAAAIKGGVRGIKIRVSGRLDGAEIARSEWYNEKSVPLHTLRADIDYGTAEALTAYGIIGLKVWIYKGDILSAREVEEAGRVKS is encoded by the coding sequence GTGGGACAAAAGGTTAATCCAATTGGTCTTAGAGTTGGTGTTATCAGAACTTGGGATTCTCGCTGGTATGCGAAGGGTCAGCAATATTTTGACAATCTCCACGAAGACATCCGTTTAAGAAAGTTCCTTAAGGACAAACTTAAACATGCGGGTGTTGCGAAAATTGAAATGGAACGTGCAGCGAAGAAGATTAAAATCATCATCTCTACTGCTCGTCCAGGTGTTGTTATCGGTAAAAAAGGTACTGGCATTGACGCTCTTAAAGCGGAAGTTCAAAAACTTACACCCAACGAAGTTTTCTTGAGCATCCAAGAAGTGCGCAAACCAGACCTCGATGCTCAGCTCGTTGCTGAGAGCATTGCTCAACAACTTGAGAAACGTATCTCTTGGAGAAGAGCTCTTAAAAAATCAATTGCAGCTGCGATCAAAGGCGGCGTGAGAGGTATCAAGATCCGTGTTTCTGGACGTCTTGATGGTGCTGAGATTGCTCGTTCTGAGTGGTACAATGAGAAGAGTGTTCCTCTTCATACATTGAGAGCTGATATCGATTACGGTACAGCTGAAGCTCTAACGGCATACGGTATCATTGGTCTAAAAGTGTGGATCTATAAAGGTGATATCTTATCTGCTCGCGAAGTTGAGGAGGCAGGTCGTGTTAAGTCCTAA
- the rplB gene encoding 50S ribosomal protein L2 (COG0090 Ribosomal protein L2), translated as MGIKTFSPRSHGRRGMTGFDFKEITKTTPEKSLLAPLKKQGARNNHGQITIRHQGGGHKRKYRLVDFKRTKTEIPAKVVAIEYDPNRTCRIALLSYADGAKAYIIAPVGLNVGDKVVSSDKADIKPGNALSLSAIPVGTVIHNIEMRPGKGGQICRGAGASATLAGKGEEYCQVRLPSGELKQILSVCKATIGQVGNTDNENINLGKAGRSRWRGIRPSVRGMHMNPVDHPMGGGEGVGKGNHPMTPWGKPCKGFKTRNNKRTNSSIIKRRK; from the coding sequence ATGGGAATTAAAACTTTCAGCCCACGCTCTCATGGAAGAAGAGGAATGACTGGTTTCGATTTCAAAGAAATCACAAAGACTACTCCAGAGAAGTCTTTACTAGCTCCTCTTAAGAAACAAGGTGCTCGTAACAATCACGGTCAAATCACTATCCGTCACCAAGGTGGTGGGCATAAGAGAAAATACCGTTTGGTTGATTTTAAACGTACTAAAACAGAGATTCCTGCAAAGGTTGTTGCGATCGAGTACGATCCAAACAGAACTTGCCGTATTGCTCTTCTTTCTTACGCAGATGGTGCTAAAGCATACATCATCGCTCCAGTAGGATTGAATGTTGGTGATAAAGTGGTTTCTTCTGACAAGGCGGATATTAAGCCAGGTAATGCTTTGTCGTTATCAGCTATCCCAGTTGGTACAGTAATTCACAATATCGAAATGCGTCCTGGTAAAGGTGGACAAATCTGCAGAGGTGCTGGTGCATCCGCGACTCTTGCAGGTAAAGGCGAAGAATATTGCCAAGTTCGTCTACCATCAGGTGAGTTGAAGCAAATTTTGTCTGTATGTAAAGCTACAATCGGACAGGTTGGTAACACTGATAACGAAAACATCAACTTGGGTAAAGCTGGTCGTTCTCGTTGGAGAGGTATCAGACCTTCAGTACGTGGTATGCATATGAACCCGGTTGACCATCCAATGGGTGGTGGTGAAGGCGTTGGTAAGGGTAACCATCCGATGACTCCATGGGGTAAACCTTGTAAAGGTTTCAAAACAAGAAACAACAAGAGAACCAACTCTTCAATCATCAAAAGACGTAAGTAG
- a CDS encoding macrolide ABC transporter ATP-binding protein (COG1136 ABC-type antimicrobial peptide transport system, ATPase component), with product MISISDIRKSYRMGDSTLEVLKGVSLTINDGDFVAIMGPSGSGKSTLMNILGMLDVPTDGSYLFCDVETSGMDEDQLAIVRRDHIGFVFQQFNLLPRLNAYENVVLPLLYSKKDDNYGYGKELLEKIGLGARLDHRPNELSGGQQQRVAIARSLINKPKIIFADEPTGNLDSQSEKDIMQALKDLHAQGITVVMVTHEEEIGQQASRLIRMRDGVVQSDERLKPLALREAEVFQHENTKNSLWDFSDYFVQGLKTLLANKGRTFLSMLGVLIGVAAVVTMLAVVTMLAVVTMLAVVTMLAVGRGAQQSMEKQLANLGSNLLTVRPGAQRVGGGSQESSAANRLQIEDVELLAKHLEGVRNISGQVAGRGQATASGKNWNTYVQAVSASWAAMQNSSPVMGRFFTEQEVATRARVAVLGATVTKELFGEADPVGETIKINRVLFQVIGVLPYKGASGFRDQDDMIIIPVSTGMYRLFGKNYIDMLEVQVDRLDEMDSVTEQLEQELFKLRKIPLSQQEGAFNIMNMAEIKDAIMQSSQTMSLLLSAIAAISLIVGGIGIMNIMLVSVTERTKEIGLRKAVGARKHDILSQFLSESVVISVVGGVAGILVGIASSVLISKLLGWSTSVSMMSILVSFGFSVFIGVVFGVFPAQKASKMNPIEALRYE from the coding sequence ATGATTTCTATTTCAGATATTCGTAAAAGCTATCGTATGGGAGATTCAACTCTTGAAGTTCTAAAAGGGGTGAGTCTAACGATTAATGACGGTGATTTTGTGGCAATTATGGGGCCTTCGGGTTCTGGCAAATCCACATTGATGAATATCTTAGGGATGTTGGATGTGCCAACGGATGGATCTTATTTGTTTTGTGATGTTGAAACATCTGGAATGGATGAAGACCAGTTAGCTATTGTGCGCAGAGATCACATTGGTTTCGTATTTCAGCAGTTCAACTTATTGCCGCGATTGAATGCTTACGAGAATGTTGTGTTGCCTTTGCTGTATAGTAAGAAGGACGACAACTACGGCTACGGAAAAGAATTATTAGAGAAAATCGGCCTAGGGGCGCGACTTGATCATCGACCGAATGAGCTTTCCGGAGGGCAACAGCAGCGTGTGGCAATTGCGCGATCCCTTATTAATAAACCTAAGATCATTTTTGCTGACGAACCCACCGGAAATTTAGATTCACAAAGTGAGAAGGATATTATGCAAGCTCTGAAGGACTTGCATGCTCAAGGTATCACGGTTGTGATGGTGACTCATGAGGAAGAGATTGGGCAGCAGGCGAGTCGCCTTATTCGCATGCGAGACGGTGTTGTTCAGAGTGATGAGCGATTGAAGCCTCTGGCTCTTAGAGAGGCGGAGGTGTTTCAACATGAAAACACTAAAAATTCTTTGTGGGATTTTTCTGACTATTTTGTTCAAGGCCTAAAAACCTTATTAGCGAATAAGGGGCGCACCTTTCTTTCGATGTTGGGCGTGTTGATTGGTGTTGCGGCTGTGGTGACGATGTTGGCTGTGGTGACGATGTTGGCTGTGGTGACGATGTTGGCTGTGGTGACGATGTTGGCTGTGGGGCGTGGCGCTCAGCAGTCTATGGAAAAGCAGCTTGCAAATTTAGGATCTAATTTATTAACTGTGCGCCCAGGGGCGCAGAGAGTCGGGGGGGGTTCACAAGAGTCCTCGGCTGCGAATAGGTTGCAAATCGAAGACGTAGAATTACTGGCTAAGCATCTAGAGGGCGTTAGAAATATCTCTGGGCAGGTGGCTGGGCGTGGGCAGGCTACGGCCTCAGGAAAGAACTGGAATACCTATGTGCAGGCGGTGTCGGCTTCATGGGCGGCGATGCAGAACTCTTCTCCGGTGATGGGGAGGTTTTTCACAGAGCAAGAGGTGGCTACCCGGGCGCGTGTAGCGGTTCTGGGGGCGACAGTTACGAAGGAGCTTTTTGGTGAAGCAGATCCCGTCGGTGAGACAATCAAAATTAACCGTGTCCTCTTTCAGGTAATCGGAGTTTTGCCTTACAAGGGTGCCAGCGGATTTCGCGATCAAGACGATATGATTATTATTCCTGTATCTACGGGGATGTATCGACTCTTTGGTAAGAACTATATTGATATGCTCGAGGTGCAGGTCGACCGATTGGATGAGATGGACTCTGTGACGGAGCAGCTCGAGCAAGAGTTGTTCAAGTTAAGAAAGATTCCACTTTCTCAGCAAGAAGGGGCTTTTAATATAATGAATATGGCTGAGATTAAAGACGCCATTATGCAGTCTTCTCAGACGATGTCTCTGCTCTTGTCAGCGATTGCGGCGATCTCGCTCATTGTTGGTGGAATTGGGATTATGAATATCATGCTGGTTTCAGTAACTGAGAGAACCAAGGAGATTGGGTTAAGAAAAGCGGTGGGGGCAAGAAAACATGATATTTTGTCTCAATTCCTATCCGAAAGTGTTGTGATCAGTGTTGTCGGTGGGGTGGCGGGGATTTTGGTCGGAATCGCGAGCTCTGTATTAATTTCCAAGCTTTTGGGGTGGAGCACGTCAGTTTCAATGATGTCTATTTTGGTGTCTTTTGGGTTCTCAGTCTTTATTGGGGTTGTTTTTGGGGTGTTTCCGGCTCAAAAGGCCTCTAAAATGAATCCTATTGAGGCGCTTCGCTACGAATAA
- a CDS encoding 30S ribosomal protein S17 (COG0186 Ribosomal protein S17): MSTETNSRGRKIEVVGEVISDKMDKTISVLIYRMVKHSKYGKYVKKTSVFKAHDETNQAKLGDIVKIRETRPLSKTKRWALTEVVEAAKV; the protein is encoded by the coding sequence ATGAGTACTGAAACTAATTCTAGAGGCCGTAAAATTGAAGTCGTAGGTGAAGTTATCAGTGACAAGATGGATAAAACTATCTCTGTCCTCATCTACCGTATGGTTAAACATTCTAAGTATGGCAAGTACGTTAAGAAAACTTCTGTTTTCAAAGCGCACGACGAGACTAACCAAGCTAAGCTTGGTGATATCGTAAAAATCCGTGAGACTCGCCCTCTTAGTAAAACAAAACGCTGGGCTCTTACTGAAGTAGTAGAAGCAGCAAAGGTATAG
- a CDS encoding 50S ribosomal protein L22 (COG0091 Ribosomal protein L22): MEVKASLNNARVGAQKARLVVDLVRGKDVNEAVKILTFLNKKSAGMVKKLIESAVANAEHKKVMDIDNLYVKAIWVDQGPVLKRFRPRAQGRAFGVRKKTSHINVVLEEK, from the coding sequence ATGGAAGTTAAAGCTAGTTTGAACAATGCAAGAGTTGGCGCTCAGAAAGCTAGATTAGTTGTTGATCTAGTTCGCGGTAAAGACGTGAACGAAGCAGTAAAAATCCTGACTTTCCTGAATAAAAAATCTGCTGGAATGGTTAAAAAGCTGATCGAATCAGCTGTTGCGAACGCAGAACACAAAAAGGTTATGGATATCGATAACCTTTATGTAAAAGCTATCTGGGTTGACCAGGGCCCAGTTCTTAAGAGATTCCGTCCACGCGCTCAAGGCCGTGCTTTCGGAGTTCGTAAGAAGACCAGCCACATTAACGTAGTACTCGAGGAGAAATAA
- a CDS encoding 30S ribosomal protein S19 (COG0185 Ribosomal protein S19) gives MARSIKKGPFVDNSLQAKIDNAIAKNDKKVIKTWSRRSTILPESIGLTFAVHNGRKFVPVYITENMIGHKLGEFAPTRTYQGHAEKKATPGAKR, from the coding sequence GTGGCACGCTCGATTAAAAAAGGTCCATTTGTTGATAATTCTCTTCAAGCGAAGATCGACAATGCGATCGCTAAAAATGATAAAAAAGTTATTAAAACTTGGTCACGCCGCTCGACAATTCTTCCAGAATCTATCGGACTTACGTTCGCGGTTCACAATGGAAGAAAGTTCGTTCCTGTGTACATCACAGAGAACATGATTGGTCACAAACTTGGTGAGTTTGCGCCAACAAGAACTTACCAAGGTCATGCCGAGAAAAAAGCTACACCAGGCGCAAAAAGGTAG
- the rpsJ gene encoding 30S ribosomal protein S10 (COG0051 Ribosomal protein S10): MQSQKIRIRLKAFDHKLLDQSTKEIVETARRTGAKVAGPIPLPTRINRYTVLRSPHVDKKSREQFEVRTHKRMLDILEPTQQTVDQLMKLDLSAGVDVEIKLSAI; encoded by the coding sequence ATGCAAAGTCAGAAGATTAGAATCAGATTGAAAGCTTTCGATCATAAATTGCTTGATCAGTCGACGAAAGAAATCGTTGAGACTGCTCGTCGTACAGGCGCAAAAGTTGCGGGTCCGATCCCTTTGCCGACTCGTATCAACCGCTACACGGTATTGCGTTCTCCTCACGTAGACAAAAAATCTCGTGAACAATTCGAAGTGAGAACTCATAAGCGTATGCTCGATATTTTAGAACCTACACAACAGACTGTCGATCAGCTCATGAAACTCGACCTCTCTGCTGGTGTTGATGTTGAAATTAAACTTTCAGCGATCTAG
- a CDS encoding macrolide-specific efflux protein (COG0845 Membrane-fusion protein), whose translation MKNKKIIISILVLLLIGFGYWLYPKKEKLEYREVIVSQQDIDLRILTTGKVSPENRVEIKPPVAGRIEEVLVKEGQAVRKGQVLAWMSSSERAALIDAARARGPDEQKIWEDLYKATPIMAPISGVIILRNVESGQSFTTADAVLVISDRLTVEAVFDETDLASIHAGQSAEVRLDAYANEVIQAKITRISYEAKTTNNVTTYTAYVLPENPPDFMRSGMTANVSVLVESKKDVVAVPNSFIKNIKGKSVVTVKAQDGALETRELQLGLSDGRVTEVVNGLAAGAILVEEKQKQDDSSRGASPFGPQPRGRRR comes from the coding sequence ATGAAAAATAAAAAAATCATAATTTCTATACTAGTACTTTTGCTTATTGGATTTGGTTATTGGCTTTATCCCAAAAAGGAAAAGTTAGAATACCGCGAAGTTATTGTCTCCCAGCAAGATATAGATCTACGGATCTTGACAACGGGTAAGGTTTCTCCAGAAAACCGTGTGGAGATCAAGCCACCAGTGGCGGGGCGTATTGAAGAGGTCTTAGTTAAAGAAGGGCAGGCTGTTCGTAAAGGGCAAGTTTTAGCTTGGATGAGTTCGAGCGAAAGAGCTGCCCTGATTGATGCAGCAAGGGCGCGCGGACCTGATGAACAAAAAATTTGGGAAGATCTTTACAAAGCAACGCCTATAATGGCGCCAATTTCAGGTGTGATTATTTTGCGCAACGTAGAGTCAGGACAGAGCTTCACAACTGCGGACGCTGTTCTAGTGATCTCGGATCGTCTGACTGTGGAAGCTGTCTTTGACGAGACAGACCTTGCCTCTATTCACGCAGGTCAGTCAGCAGAGGTGCGTTTAGATGCGTATGCGAATGAAGTTATTCAGGCGAAAATCACACGCATTTCTTACGAAGCAAAAACCACGAACAATGTAACAACCTACACGGCCTATGTTCTGCCAGAGAATCCTCCTGATTTCATGCGTAGCGGGATGACGGCGAACGTTTCTGTATTAGTGGAGTCAAAGAAAGATGTTGTGGCTGTGCCCAACTCATTTATTAAAAACATCAAAGGCAAGAGTGTTGTCACCGTGAAAGCTCAAGATGGGGCTTTAGAGACGCGAGAATTGCAATTAGGTTTAAGTGATGGACGAGTCACCGAAGTGGTCAATGGTTTGGCTGCCGGCGCGATATTGGTAGAAGAAAAACAGAAGCAAGATGATTCGAGTCGCGGCGCAAGTCCATTTGGACCACAGCCACGAGGGCGTCGCCGATGA
- the rplE gene encoding 50S ribosomal protein L5 (COG0094 Ribosomal protein L5), translating to MNRLHTRYNKEIAPALMKQLGAKNVMQVPRLEKITLSVCLSEAVQNPKILNTVVDEISAIAGQKAVITKAKKAISNFKLRAGIPLGVRVTLRKERMWSFMDRLNTLALPRVRDFRGLPNKGFDGRGNYNMGLKEQIVFPEINYDKVDKVRGMNITICTTAKNDAEGRALLEALGMPFRK from the coding sequence GTGAATCGCTTACATACTAGATATAATAAAGAGATCGCTCCAGCTCTAATGAAGCAATTAGGAGCAAAGAACGTAATGCAAGTTCCGCGTTTAGAGAAAATCACTCTAAGCGTGTGCTTAAGTGAAGCAGTTCAAAATCCAAAAATTTTGAACACTGTTGTTGACGAGATCTCTGCGATCGCTGGTCAAAAAGCAGTTATCACTAAAGCTAAAAAAGCTATTTCTAACTTTAAGCTACGTGCGGGTATCCCATTGGGAGTTCGTGTAACTTTGAGAAAAGAAAGAATGTGGTCATTTATGGACCGTCTAAACACTTTGGCATTGCCGCGCGTAAGAGACTTCCGTGGTCTTCCAAATAAAGGTTTTGATGGACGTGGAAACTACAACATGGGCTTGAAAGAGCAAATCGTGTTTCCAGAAATTAATTACGATAAAGTTGATAAAGTTCGTGGTATGAATATCACAATTTGTACAACTGCTAAAAACGACGCTGAGGGCAGAGCGCTTCTAGAAGCACTTGGCATGCCCTTCAGAAAGTAA
- a CDS encoding 50S ribosomal protein L23 (COG0089 Ribosomal protein L23), with protein MRHVIKSPLITEKNTYHNAAGVYVFEVDMKASKTDIRAAVEKNFKVKVDDVRTSICRGHSKNSRFGLTKVPYWKKAYVKLVEGEKIALFEGV; from the coding sequence ATGAGACACGTAATTAAATCTCCTCTCATTACTGAGAAGAATACATATCATAACGCTGCTGGCGTTTATGTTTTTGAAGTTGATATGAAGGCTTCAAAAACTGACATCAGAGCTGCTGTAGAGAAAAACTTCAAAGTGAAAGTTGACGATGTTAGAACTAGCATCTGCCGCGGTCACTCTAAGAATTCTCGTTTTGGATTAACAAAGGTCCCTTACTGGAAAAAAGCTTACGTTAAGCTTGTTGAAGGTGAGAAGATCGCTCTTTTTGAGGGAGTATAA
- a CDS encoding 50S ribosomal protein L3 (COG0087 Ribosomal protein L3) produces MSETTQTTNTTEQGLKLNGLFAFKEGMATIYNEQGEAIPVTVLRYEPWFVSQVKTNEADGYEAIQLACMPKKAKNSNKAEKGHLNKAGFENGAQFVKELRQALPEGAKVGAQVSIDSLAQGDFVKMTSKSKGKGFAGVMKRWNFAGGNDSHGSKFHRGTGSVGNRTEPGRVMPGKKFPGHLGNETVTVRNVEIVQVLPEENVLMVRGPVPGARNTLVKLVRE; encoded by the coding sequence GTGAGCGAAACAACACAAACAACAAATACTACAGAGCAAGGCCTTAAGCTGAATGGCTTGTTCGCATTCAAAGAAGGAATGGCTACCATCTACAATGAGCAAGGTGAAGCTATTCCAGTAACTGTTCTTCGTTATGAGCCTTGGTTTGTATCCCAAGTAAAAACTAACGAAGCAGATGGCTATGAGGCTATTCAATTAGCGTGCATGCCTAAAAAAGCTAAAAACTCAAACAAAGCTGAAAAAGGTCATCTTAATAAAGCAGGTTTCGAAAACGGAGCTCAATTTGTTAAGGAACTTCGCCAGGCTTTACCTGAAGGTGCAAAAGTTGGAGCACAAGTATCTATCGATTCTTTAGCTCAAGGCGACTTTGTAAAAATGACTTCAAAATCTAAAGGTAAAGGTTTTGCGGGCGTTATGAAGCGTTGGAACTTTGCTGGGGGTAATGACTCTCACGGTTCTAAGTTTCACCGTGGAACAGGTTCTGTTGGTAACAGAACTGAGCCAGGTCGTGTAATGCCGGGTAAAAAATTCCCAGGTCACTTGGGAAATGAGACTGTGACTGTTCGTAACGTAGAGATCGTTCAAGTTCTTCCGGAAGAGAACGTTCTTATGGTTCGTGGACCAGTTCCAGGTGCTAGAAACACTTTGGTTAAGTTGGTGAGAGAATAA
- a CDS encoding ribosomal protein S14 (COG0199 Ribosomal protein S14), which yields MARKASIEKNNKRKEISKRYVAYRAELRAKAIDMKLSEEERFEARKKLQGLRRDTNPNRVVTRCEISGRPRGNYRKFGLSRIAFRALALDGKLPGVTKASW from the coding sequence TTGGCTCGTAAAGCAAGTATCGAAAAAAATAATAAAAGAAAAGAAATCTCTAAACGCTATGTAGCTTACAGAGCTGAACTTAGAGCAAAAGCTATCGACATGAAGCTTTCTGAAGAAGAAAGATTTGAAGCTCGTAAAAAACTTCAAGGTCTTCGTCGCGATACGAATCCAAACCGTGTTGTAACACGTTGTGAAATTTCTGGTCGCCCTCGTGGTAACTACAGAAAATTCGGTTTGTCTCGTATTGCCTTCAGAGCATTAGCTCTTGACGGTAAATTGCCAGGCGTAACGAAAGCTAGTTGGTAG
- a CDS encoding 50S ribosomal protein L29 (COG0255 Ribosomal protein L29) gives MKFNEIKDLSVTELIKKRTTLSEELFQARIKNSIGQLANPIEIRDLRRNIAKINTAIVKKVAR, from the coding sequence ATGAAGTTCAATGAGATTAAAGATCTTTCTGTAACTGAATTAATTAAAAAAAGAACAACTCTTTCTGAAGAGTTGTTCCAGGCACGTATTAAGAATTCAATTGGTCAGCTTGCTAACCCAATTGAAATTCGTGATCTTCGCCGTAACATCGCAAAAATCAATACTGCGATCGTAAAAAAAGTGGCGAGATAG
- a CDS encoding 50S ribosomal protein L14 (COG0093 Ribosomal protein L14) yields the protein MIQMQTRLNVADNSGAKEVMCVKVLGGSKRRVASVGDIIVVSIKEALPNAKVKKGDVAKAVVVRTIHKLRRPDGSYIRFDDNSAVLINANKEPIGTRIFGPVARELRAKSFVKIVSLAPEVL from the coding sequence ATGATTCAAATGCAAACTAGATTGAATGTTGCTGACAACTCTGGCGCTAAAGAAGTTATGTGCGTAAAGGTTCTTGGTGGATCTAAGCGTCGTGTTGCTTCTGTTGGTGACATCATTGTTGTTTCTATTAAAGAAGCTTTGCCAAATGCAAAAGTTAAAAAAGGTGATGTAGCTAAAGCAGTTGTTGTTAGAACAATTCATAAGCTTCGCCGTCCAGATGGATCTTACATCCGTTTTGATGATAACTCTGCAGTTCTGATTAATGCTAATAAAGAGCCAATCGGAACTCGTATCTTTGGCCCTGTTGCGAGAGAACTGAGAGCGAAATCGTTCGTTAAGATCGTTTCTCTAGCTCCAGAAGTTCTATAA